One region of Jatrophihabitans cynanchi genomic DNA includes:
- a CDS encoding PadR family transcriptional regulator has translation MRAESLKGHLDALLMASLEAGPRHGYAVIEALRDSSGGQLDLPTGTIYPALHRLEAAGLIRGRWSAATGRRRRVYELTAKGRRALAGERADWQRFCAVVSATLEGGPCPDPA, from the coding sequence GTGCGGGCCGAGTCGTTGAAGGGGCACCTGGACGCGCTGTTGATGGCGAGCCTGGAGGCCGGGCCGCGGCACGGCTACGCGGTGATCGAAGCATTGCGCGACTCCTCGGGGGGCCAGCTGGATCTGCCGACCGGGACGATCTACCCGGCGTTGCACCGGCTGGAGGCGGCCGGGTTGATCCGCGGCCGCTGGTCGGCGGCGACCGGACGGCGGCGCCGGGTATACGAGCTGACCGCGAAGGGACGCCGCGCGCTGGCCGGTGAGCGCGCGGACTGGCAGCGGTTCTGCGCGGTCGTCAGCGCAACCTTGGAGGGCGGGCCATGTCCAGATCCGGCCTGA
- a CDS encoding permease prefix domain 1-containing protein, producing MSRSGLIDAYLAQMASRLPAPIIAELADGLHDTYDAHRARGLGSEQAERAAVTEFGDLATVVAAFVAASTARRAARFLLVTGPVVGATWAAVLLARHGWDWPLGLATRIGLGTAVLTAVALLAAAAFQTRYRAAARSTAAACLLVLAVDAGMLGYIVTTGQLASWPVPVAATLSAVRVGFTLTRLPRVLLVA from the coding sequence ATGTCCAGATCCGGCCTGATCGACGCCTACCTGGCCCAGATGGCGAGCCGGTTGCCGGCGCCGATCATCGCCGAACTGGCCGACGGACTGCACGACACCTACGACGCACACCGTGCCCGCGGGCTGGGTAGCGAACAGGCCGAGCGGGCCGCGGTTACCGAGTTCGGCGATCTCGCCACCGTCGTTGCCGCGTTCGTCGCGGCCAGCACAGCCCGCCGTGCGGCGCGCTTCCTGCTGGTCACCGGCCCGGTCGTCGGCGCAACCTGGGCCGCTGTCCTGCTGGCGCGCCACGGGTGGGACTGGCCGCTCGGGCTGGCCACCCGCATCGGACTCGGCACCGCGGTGCTGACCGCCGTCGCGCTGCTGGCCGCGGCCGCGTTCCAGACGCGTTACCGGGCAGCCGCGCGCAGCACGGCCGCCGCGTGTCTGCTCGTGCTCGCGGTGGACGCCGGCATGCTCGGCTACATCGTCACGACCGGCCAGTTGGCCAGTTGGCCGGTGCCGGTCGCCGCCACACTCAGCGCAGTCCGGGTCGGGTTCACGCTCACCAGGCTGCCGCGCGTGCTGCTGGTGGCATAG
- a CDS encoding FAD-dependent oxidoreductase, protein MHLVAIGGSDAGISAALRARELDPSSDVTVVVADAYPNFSICGIPYYISGEVTHWRNLAHRTHPELEATGMRLRLDTRATAIDVPEQRITVRDQHGVQSWLDYDELVVGTGALPVRPPIDGLDGLGVEDGVHLLHSMGDTFDLTTSLDSIRPATALIVGAGYVGLEMAEGLTARGIIVTQVEMLPQVLPTVDAELGALLHTELTRHGVKVHTNTTVTRIRRTEDGPARLHVEGTGPESEPLGWDVDLVLVVVGVRPDTELLTAAGARTGPRGAVVVDASMATGLPHVWAAGDCVITHHRQLGVTYLPLGTTAHKQGRVAGENALGGTGCFAGSLGTQVVKVFDMVAARTGLREQEASAAGFHPVSSTATPDDHKAYYPGAQPITIRITGDADSGLLLGAQLIGARGTETAKRVDTYATALFHGMTVGLMSELDLSYTPPLGSPWDAVQMAAQAWVREHQLDGQRAALQSTH, encoded by the coding sequence ATGCATCTGGTTGCCATCGGTGGCAGCGACGCCGGCATCTCCGCCGCGCTGCGCGCCCGCGAACTCGACCCATCCTCCGACGTGACGGTCGTGGTCGCTGACGCCTACCCCAACTTCTCCATCTGCGGCATCCCGTACTACATCTCCGGCGAGGTCACCCACTGGCGCAACCTCGCGCACCGCACCCACCCCGAGCTCGAAGCCACCGGCATGCGGCTGCGCCTGGACACCCGGGCCACTGCAATCGACGTGCCCGAGCAGCGGATCACCGTCCGCGACCAGCACGGCGTCCAGTCCTGGCTCGACTACGACGAACTGGTCGTCGGCACCGGCGCGCTCCCCGTCCGCCCACCCATCGATGGACTCGACGGTCTCGGTGTCGAGGACGGGGTGCATCTGCTGCACTCGATGGGCGACACCTTCGACCTCACCACCAGCCTGGACAGCATCCGCCCGGCCACCGCGCTGATCGTCGGCGCCGGCTACGTCGGGCTGGAAATGGCCGAAGGACTCACCGCCCGCGGCATCATCGTCACCCAGGTCGAGATGCTGCCCCAAGTGCTGCCCACCGTCGACGCCGAGCTCGGCGCCCTCTTGCACACCGAACTGACCAGGCACGGTGTCAAGGTCCACACCAACACCACCGTCACCCGGATCCGCCGCACCGAGGACGGGCCGGCGCGCCTGCACGTCGAGGGGACTGGCCCCGAGAGCGAACCCCTCGGCTGGGACGTCGACCTGGTCCTGGTGGTGGTCGGCGTCCGCCCGGACACCGAGCTGCTCACCGCCGCCGGCGCCCGCACCGGGCCGCGCGGCGCCGTCGTGGTCGACGCGTCGATGGCCACCGGGCTGCCGCACGTCTGGGCCGCCGGCGACTGCGTGATCACCCACCACCGCCAGCTCGGCGTCACTTACCTACCGCTGGGCACCACGGCCCACAAGCAGGGTCGCGTCGCCGGCGAGAACGCCCTCGGCGGAACCGGCTGCTTCGCCGGCAGCCTCGGCACCCAGGTCGTCAAGGTCTTCGACATGGTCGCGGCCCGCACCGGGCTGCGCGAGCAGGAGGCCAGCGCTGCCGGGTTCCATCCGGTCAGCAGCACCGCGACACCCGATGACCACAAGGCCTATTACCCGGGCGCGCAGCCGATCACCATCCGCATCACCGGCGACGCCGACAGCGGACTGCTGCTCGGCGCGCAACTCATCGGCGCGCGCGGCACGGAGACCGCCAAGCGGGTCGACACCTACGCCACCGCCCTGTTCCACGGCATGACCGTCGGCCTGATGAGCGAACTCGACCTGTCCTACACGCCGCCGCTCGGCTCGCCGTGGGACGCCGTGCAGATGGCCGCCCAAGCCTGGGTGCGCGAGCATCAACTCGACGGCCAACGAGCCGCGCTGCAATCGACGCATTAA
- a CDS encoding aquaporin, with product MTKPPPASAERAAPLARRLFAEFLGTGLLVAVVVGSGIAAQQLSNDVGLQLLENSTATVFGLAVLILMLGPVSGAHFNPVVSLADWFVGRRTGSGLSLSDVGAYSIAQCVGGVGGALLADAMFSVGVHVSTKHRASGGHLLGEVVATAGLIVLIFALARTHRGLLAAPAVGAYIGAAYWFTSSTSFANPAVTIGRMFSDTFAGIAPASVAGFIAMQLVGLIVAIVIVLILYPDAGAEADDVVVPHAHTQHSGHAEAAEATQRP from the coding sequence GTGACCAAACCACCGCCGGCGTCAGCCGAGCGTGCCGCGCCGCTGGCCCGGCGGCTGTTCGCGGAATTCCTCGGCACCGGCCTGCTGGTCGCGGTCGTCGTCGGCTCCGGCATCGCCGCCCAGCAGCTTTCTAACGACGTGGGCCTGCAGCTGCTGGAGAACAGCACCGCCACTGTGTTCGGTCTCGCCGTGCTCATCCTGATGCTCGGTCCGGTGTCCGGCGCGCACTTCAACCCGGTGGTCTCGCTCGCGGACTGGTTCGTCGGCCGGCGCACCGGCAGCGGCCTGTCCCTGAGCGACGTCGGCGCCTACTCGATCGCGCAGTGTGTCGGCGGGGTCGGCGGGGCGCTGCTGGCCGATGCGATGTTCAGCGTCGGCGTGCACGTCTCGACCAAGCATCGGGCCAGCGGCGGCCACCTGCTCGGCGAGGTGGTGGCCACCGCCGGACTGATCGTGCTGATCTTCGCGTTAGCCCGCACACACCGCGGCCTGCTGGCCGCGCCCGCGGTCGGCGCCTACATCGGCGCGGCGTATTGGTTCACCAGCTCCACCAGCTTCGCCAACCCCGCGGTCACGATCGGGCGGATGTTCTCCGACACCTTCGCCGGCATCGCCCCCGCCTCGGTCGCCGGCTTCATCGCGATGCAACTGGTCGGGCTCATCGTCGCGATCGTGATCGTGCTGATCCTCTACCCCGATGCCGGGGCGGAGGCCGACGACGTCGTCGTCCCGCACGCACACACCCAGCACAGCGGCCATGCCGAGGCGGCCGAGGCCACGCAACGACCCTGA
- a CDS encoding arsenate reductase/protein-tyrosine-phosphatase family protein, translating into MNAEATVRVSERAAVHSALGDVARLRIVDILSVGDAAPSELAELLGMPSNLLAHHLRVLEGVGLIARSRSEGDRRRSYLRLVPGALDALNTGGVRVARRVVFVCTANSARSQLAAALWRRASAVPATSAGTHPARRIDAGAVAAARRHALPLRVLRPRALADLVADDDFVITVCDNAHEELDRLRGLHWSVPDPVRVGTDAAFDAAFDELARRVSDLAPRLSATS; encoded by the coding sequence ATGAACGCTGAAGCAACTGTTCGGGTGAGTGAGCGGGCGGCAGTGCATTCCGCGCTCGGTGACGTGGCGCGGCTGCGCATCGTGGACATACTGAGCGTCGGCGACGCGGCGCCCTCGGAGCTGGCCGAGTTGCTCGGCATGCCCTCCAACCTGCTCGCGCACCACTTGCGGGTGCTGGAGGGGGTCGGGCTGATCGCCCGCTCCCGTTCCGAGGGTGACCGGCGCCGCAGCTACCTGCGTCTGGTGCCCGGTGCGCTGGACGCGCTGAACACCGGTGGTGTGCGGGTGGCGCGGCGGGTGGTGTTCGTGTGCACCGCCAACTCGGCCCGCTCCCAACTCGCCGCCGCACTGTGGCGCCGGGCCAGCGCAGTCCCGGCAACATCGGCCGGCACCCACCCGGCGCGGCGCATCGATGCCGGCGCGGTCGCCGCAGCGCGCCGCCATGCGCTGCCGCTGCGGGTGTTGCGCCCCCGCGCCCTCGCCGATCTCGTGGCTGACGACGACTTCGTGATCACAGTGTGCGACAACGCGCACGAGGAACTCGACCGGCTGCGCGGACTGCACTGGTCGGTGCCTGACCCGGTTCGAGTCGGGACCGACGCGGCCTTCGACGCGGCCTTCGACGAACTCGCCCGCAGGGTCAGCGACCTCGCGCCTCGACTGTCCGCCACCTCCTGA
- a CDS encoding arsenate reductase ArsC produces the protein MTSDHPHATITLDQSVALKTAATRLARDFDGVFNAETIERFLHSSYDQFAGHATIANFLPLLAERFARERLQALARVEGLHVDGKPTVLFLCVHNAGRSQMALGFFEHYAGEAAVAWSGGSEPGEQVNPAAIAAMAERGIDIARAYPKPWTDEIVRAADVVITMGCGDACPIFPGKRYEEWVLDDPAGKDVAAVRPVRDEIERRVLDLLAELQVPVQRQPHDPAG, from the coding sequence ATGACCTCGGACCACCCGCACGCCACGATCACCCTCGACCAGAGCGTCGCGCTCAAGACAGCCGCGACGCGGCTGGCCCGCGATTTCGACGGCGTCTTCAACGCCGAGACGATCGAGCGGTTCCTGCACTCCTCTTACGATCAGTTCGCCGGGCACGCCACCATTGCCAACTTCCTGCCGCTGCTCGCCGAACGCTTCGCCCGGGAGCGCCTGCAAGCACTGGCCCGAGTCGAAGGCTTACATGTGGACGGCAAACCGACCGTGCTGTTCCTGTGCGTGCACAACGCCGGCCGCTCGCAGATGGCGCTCGGCTTCTTCGAGCACTACGCCGGCGAGGCGGCCGTGGCCTGGTCCGGCGGGTCCGAGCCCGGCGAACAGGTCAATCCCGCAGCGATCGCCGCGATGGCCGAACGCGGCATCGACATCGCTCGCGCCTACCCGAAGCCGTGGACCGACGAAATCGTGCGGGCGGCGGACGTGGTGATCACCATGGGCTGCGGCGACGCGTGCCCGATCTTTCCCGGCAAACGCTACGAGGAATGGGTCCTCGACGACCCGGCCGGCAAGGACGTCGCCGCCGTGCGCCCGGTTCGCGACGAGATCGAACGCCGCGTGCTCGACCTGCTCGCCGAACTTCAGGTGCCGGTTCAGCGGCAGCCGCACGACCCCGCCGGGTGA
- the arsM gene encoding arsenite methyltransferase, which yields MLDQDVREQVRARYAAAAVAVTATGRDALALVDADQCCGSSTAEDSAAETASCCSGGAEVDAAFGAGLYSAGEQGELPAEAVAASLGCGNPTAVAELREGERVLDLGSGGGIDVLLSARRVGASGFAFGVDMTEEMLELARRNATKAGVANVEFLKGTIEEVPLPDASVDVVISNCVINLSTDKPAALAEMFRVLTPGGRIGISDVVAEDQLSAADRAERGSFVGCIAGALSRQEYLDGLAAVGFTEAEVIFTHEAAPGMHGAIVRATKPATQCCEPTEQNSCCEPAAKSTCCSGDHPAGSCGCR from the coding sequence ATGCTGGATCAGGACGTACGGGAGCAGGTGCGGGCGCGGTATGCCGCGGCGGCGGTCGCGGTGACGGCGACCGGCCGGGACGCGTTGGCGTTGGTTGATGCGGATCAGTGTTGCGGGTCGAGCACTGCCGAGGACTCAGCCGCGGAGACCGCGTCGTGTTGCAGCGGTGGAGCCGAGGTGGATGCCGCGTTCGGGGCAGGGCTGTACAGCGCGGGGGAGCAGGGCGAGCTGCCGGCGGAGGCGGTCGCGGCCAGCCTGGGCTGCGGGAACCCGACCGCGGTGGCCGAGCTGCGCGAAGGCGAGCGGGTGCTCGATCTGGGTTCGGGCGGCGGCATCGACGTGCTGCTGTCGGCTCGGCGGGTCGGCGCGAGCGGGTTCGCCTTTGGGGTGGATATGACCGAGGAGATGCTCGAGCTCGCGCGCCGCAACGCGACCAAGGCGGGTGTGGCCAATGTCGAGTTCCTGAAGGGCACCATCGAGGAGGTCCCGCTGCCGGACGCCTCGGTGGACGTGGTGATCTCCAATTGCGTGATCAACTTGTCCACCGACAAGCCGGCGGCGTTGGCCGAGATGTTTCGGGTGCTGACGCCGGGCGGTCGGATCGGGATCTCTGACGTGGTCGCCGAAGACCAGCTCAGCGCGGCCGATCGTGCCGAGCGCGGCTCCTTCGTCGGTTGCATCGCCGGGGCGCTGTCGCGCCAGGAGTACCTCGACGGGCTTGCGGCGGTGGGTTTCACCGAGGCTGAGGTGATCTTCACCCATGAGGCGGCGCCGGGCATGCACGGTGCGATCGTGCGTGCCACAAAACCCGCTACGCAGTGCTGCGAACCGACCGAGCAGAACAGTTGCTGCGAGCCGGCGGCGAAGTCGACCTGTTGCAGCGGCGATCACCCGGCGGGGTCGTGCGGCTGCCGCTGA
- a CDS encoding ArsR/SmtB family transcription factor has protein sequence MPTTTLPVLTDDLAPCCAPVTGGVLDIEAAERLAHIFKALGDPTRVRLLSLIAATESGEACICDLTEPVALSQPTVSHHMKLLVDAGLITREQRGKWAYYRVADQTLQSISQAIAPPTDAPD, from the coding sequence GTGCCCACCACGACCCTGCCGGTACTGACCGACGATCTTGCCCCGTGCTGCGCACCGGTCACCGGCGGCGTCCTCGACATCGAAGCCGCCGAACGGCTCGCCCACATCTTCAAAGCTCTTGGCGACCCAACCCGGGTGCGGCTGCTCTCGTTGATCGCGGCCACCGAGAGCGGCGAAGCCTGCATCTGCGACCTCACCGAACCCGTCGCGTTATCCCAGCCGACCGTCTCGCACCACATGAAACTGCTCGTCGACGCCGGCCTGATCACTCGCGAACAACGCGGCAAATGGGCCTACTACCGCGTCGCCGACCAAACCTTGCAATCCATCTCGCAAGCGATCGCGCCGCCAACCGACGCGCCAGATTGA
- a CDS encoding tyrosine-type recombinase/integrase translates to MGQSRKRVGRDGKARYTAYYDDVAGRRRSAGTFASRRDADRAWQRADAKTAEGRHSDAGRGRQAFARYVEDEWFPNHSIELTTRQNYRYVLDKHILPVFGGYKMIAILPADVRTWVTHLKDQGVKPATIKYCLSVLSAIFTTALNDQITSLHPCAGIKAPTVPPATRRIITPEQYARIHAALPDEQMRLLVETDIETGLRWGELVELRVRDLRVAEGAVIVSRVVIEIAAKFHPSGGRFLVKDYPKDKAPRRVGLSAHVRDLLAAHVTGKAPDDLLFAAPARDRASKLEPVGDQMEFGMTEPNAVGKSYRHGTLTAYNMVPCRCQHCRNAYATYRAERRANGADKSRAANPPPLGETDPHISRSWFRQQIWEPALADAGLGFHVRVHDLRHAHASWLLAGGADLQSVKDRMGHARLTTTEQYLHSLPHADAAAIAALDHIRKRTT, encoded by the coding sequence ATGGGGCAGTCGCGTAAGCGCGTCGGCCGCGACGGCAAGGCCCGTTACACCGCCTACTACGACGACGTCGCCGGTCGGCGCCGCTCGGCCGGCACGTTCGCCTCCCGTCGTGACGCGGATCGGGCCTGGCAGCGGGCCGATGCCAAGACCGCGGAGGGCCGGCACAGCGACGCTGGCCGCGGGCGGCAAGCCTTCGCCCGCTACGTGGAAGACGAATGGTTCCCGAACCATTCGATCGAGCTGACCACCCGGCAGAACTATCGCTACGTGCTCGACAAGCACATCCTGCCGGTGTTCGGCGGCTACAAAATGATCGCCATCCTGCCCGCGGACGTGCGGACCTGGGTCACGCACCTGAAGGACCAGGGAGTCAAGCCGGCCACGATCAAGTACTGCCTGTCGGTGCTGTCGGCGATCTTCACCACCGCGCTCAACGACCAGATCACCAGCCTGCACCCGTGCGCCGGCATCAAAGCCCCGACCGTGCCACCGGCAACGCGGCGGATCATCACCCCCGAGCAGTACGCGCGCATCCACGCCGCCCTGCCCGACGAACAGATGCGGCTGCTGGTCGAGACCGACATCGAGACCGGGCTGCGCTGGGGCGAACTGGTCGAACTCCGAGTCCGCGACCTACGCGTGGCTGAAGGCGCGGTCATCGTGTCTCGGGTCGTGATCGAGATCGCCGCCAAGTTCCACCCCAGCGGCGGCCGATTCCTGGTCAAGGACTACCCGAAGGACAAGGCACCCCGCCGGGTCGGGCTCTCCGCTCACGTCCGGGACCTGCTCGCCGCCCACGTCACCGGCAAGGCGCCTGACGACCTGCTCTTCGCCGCGCCCGCGCGCGATCGGGCAAGCAAGCTCGAACCGGTCGGCGACCAGATGGAGTTCGGGATGACCGAGCCGAACGCGGTCGGCAAATCCTACCGGCACGGCACCCTCACCGCCTACAACATGGTCCCGTGCCGCTGCCAGCATTGCCGGAACGCGTACGCCACCTACCGCGCCGAACGCCGCGCCAACGGTGCCGACAAGTCCCGCGCCGCCAACCCGCCACCTCTCGGCGAGACTGATCCGCACATCTCCCGCTCCTGGTTCCGGCAACAGATCTGGGAACCCGCCCTCGCCGATGCCGGGCTCGGGTTCCACGTGCGCGTGCACGACCTGCGCCACGCCCACGCCTCCTGGCTGCTCGCCGGCGGCGCCGACCTGCAATCCGTCAAAGACCGAATGGGACACGCCCGACTCACCACCACCGAGCAATACCTGCATTCCCTCCCCCACGCCGACGCCGCCGCCATCGCCGCCCTCGACCACATCCGCAAACGAACAACCTGA
- a CDS encoding class I SAM-dependent methyltransferase has translation MSTDLCGSWFADLTAAGFDPGLPTARLEEGVLAYLSPSDATAVLDTITATAVPGSTRAKAAMAPPRPDDETYQRMRVFVGASETPSAGVSGVDRENAYRLADQGWSVVFDNHDDLAAKYGRPNPESSAAAASAQYLTATRL, from the coding sequence GTGTCCACTGACCTGTGCGGCTCTTGGTTCGCGGACCTGACCGCGGCGGGATTCGATCCGGGCCTGCCAACTGCGCGGCTCGAGGAGGGAGTGCTCGCCTATCTCTCACCATCTGATGCCACCGCTGTGCTTGACACGATTACCGCGACCGCGGTGCCCGGCAGCACGCGCGCCAAGGCCGCGATGGCGCCGCCTCGTCCCGACGATGAGACGTACCAGCGGATGCGGGTGTTTGTCGGCGCGTCCGAGACACCGAGCGCGGGCGTCAGCGGCGTTGATCGCGAGAACGCCTACCGGCTCGCGGACCAAGGCTGGAGCGTCGTCTTCGACAACCATGACGACCTCGCCGCGAAGTACGGCCGACCGAACCCAGAGTCGTCAGCCGCGGCCGCGAGCGCCCAGTATCTGACGGCAACCCGCCTGTAG
- a CDS encoding ABC transporter permease subunit gives MHDLLPYLIIGLTSGSVYALIALGLVLTYKVSNIFNLAHGAIATVSAYIFYALHVQHHVSWPLAALASVVGAGLVFGLIMERIAKALEGADFTMRIVATVGILLLITNTCQLAFGSFPLPVEPFLPVNVVNIFGVAVTVDRIIIVAVALIATVALYVFFRNSRLGKSIRAVVDNAELLDLSGTSPTRVRRVAWIIGCTFATLSGPLLVDTLGSVDVGTLTALVIQAFAAAALGSFSSLPLTYVGGLFIGLATSVSTKYIHTSDQIVSAIPSAMPFIILFVLMLVMPKARLVVRSMMKRKLHVRWSLPPRFQIGTGIATLTLLFTVPLWAGYHLGDWTAMLSYVVLFLSVGLLVRTSGQVALCHATFAAIGAVAFSKLAHEAGIPWLVALVLAGLVVVPIGAIIAIPAIRLSGTFLALATLGFGLLVQSVFYQSSWMFGLDGFGLAMPKPHLSWLALDTDTGFYYVVLAVACVTALVVVTLVRSRLGRLLRAMADSPQALATAGVSVNLTRLLVFCISAFFAAIAGALYGMYIVAPTGQSFDAFTSATYVTLLAIMSGIAPWYALNGAIALTIVSSYWHPTGMSNYLQILFGLSAISVAILPPQGLPAGVRAKIDRWGGANPEAPKARQVTAPKRDIRRGRRISPGRLEVQDLTVRFGGLTAVRNFDLEAHTGTITGLIGPNGAGKTTIFNVCSGLIRPTGGRVTFAGADISRLSPAARARRGIGRTYQHIELWDSMTVRQNVTLGHEGALAGSNIVRQLVPMRGDRNAAVSAADDAIALCGLTELADAVVASLSTGKRRLIELARCLAGDFTLLLLDEPSSGLDAFETEAFGHVLRQVVEERGIGILLVEHDMRLVMDVCEYIYVLDFGEEIFRGTPHEVAASTVVRSAYLGSEELDVATRAVHLA, from the coding sequence ATGCACGACCTCCTCCCGTACCTCATCATCGGGCTGACGAGCGGCTCGGTATACGCGCTCATAGCACTCGGCCTCGTGCTCACGTACAAAGTCTCCAACATATTCAATCTCGCACACGGCGCAATCGCGACCGTATCGGCGTACATCTTCTATGCGTTGCACGTGCAGCATCACGTGTCCTGGCCACTCGCAGCCCTCGCCTCAGTCGTCGGCGCGGGTCTCGTGTTCGGCCTCATCATGGAACGGATCGCCAAGGCCCTGGAGGGCGCCGACTTCACGATGCGGATCGTCGCCACCGTCGGCATACTGCTCCTAATCACCAATACCTGCCAGCTCGCGTTCGGAAGTTTTCCGCTGCCGGTCGAACCGTTCTTGCCCGTGAACGTCGTTAACATCTTCGGCGTCGCCGTCACCGTCGACCGCATCATCATCGTCGCCGTTGCGCTCATCGCAACGGTCGCGCTGTACGTGTTCTTCCGCAACAGTCGGCTCGGCAAGTCGATCCGTGCCGTCGTCGACAACGCAGAACTCCTCGACCTGTCCGGTACCAGCCCCACGCGCGTGAGGCGGGTCGCGTGGATCATCGGCTGCACATTCGCGACCCTGTCCGGCCCGCTGCTCGTCGACACTTTGGGAAGCGTCGACGTCGGAACGCTGACGGCCCTGGTGATCCAGGCCTTCGCGGCAGCTGCATTGGGATCGTTCTCGAGCCTTCCGCTGACGTACGTTGGCGGCCTGTTTATCGGGCTGGCCACGAGCGTGTCCACGAAATACATCCACACATCTGACCAGATCGTCAGCGCGATCCCATCGGCCATGCCGTTCATCATCTTGTTCGTTTTGATGCTTGTCATGCCGAAAGCCCGGCTCGTCGTCAGATCCATGATGAAACGAAAGTTGCACGTCCGCTGGTCACTACCACCGCGCTTTCAGATAGGAACGGGGATTGCCACTCTGACACTTCTCTTCACAGTGCCGTTGTGGGCCGGCTACCACCTCGGCGACTGGACTGCGATGCTCAGCTACGTCGTCCTTTTCCTGTCGGTCGGCCTCTTGGTGAGGACTTCTGGGCAGGTCGCGCTATGTCATGCGACCTTCGCCGCAATCGGGGCAGTGGCATTCTCGAAACTGGCTCATGAAGCCGGGATCCCCTGGTTAGTCGCACTCGTTCTGGCCGGCCTGGTCGTTGTGCCGATCGGAGCGATCATCGCGATCCCTGCCATCCGCCTATCCGGCACCTTCTTGGCACTGGCGACACTCGGCTTCGGTCTGCTCGTGCAGAGTGTGTTCTATCAGTCGAGCTGGATGTTCGGCCTCGATGGCTTCGGGCTCGCGATGCCGAAGCCGCACCTCTCATGGCTCGCGCTCGATACAGATACCGGCTTCTACTACGTTGTTCTCGCGGTCGCCTGCGTAACAGCGTTAGTCGTTGTGACCCTAGTCCGAAGCCGGCTGGGAAGATTGTTGCGAGCTATGGCCGACTCGCCACAGGCTCTCGCAACCGCCGGAGTCAGTGTCAATCTCACGCGCTTGCTTGTTTTCTGCATATCTGCCTTCTTCGCGGCAATCGCGGGAGCGCTTTACGGCATGTACATCGTCGCTCCGACCGGCCAGTCGTTCGATGCGTTCACGTCAGCCACCTACGTCACCTTGTTAGCGATCATGTCGGGTATCGCGCCCTGGTACGCCCTCAACGGAGCCATAGCGCTGACCATCGTTAGCTCCTACTGGCACCCGACCGGGATGAGCAACTACCTGCAAATTCTGTTTGGGCTCTCGGCGATCAGCGTGGCTATTCTGCCGCCACAGGGCTTGCCGGCCGGGGTCCGCGCGAAGATCGACCGGTGGGGCGGAGCGAACCCCGAGGCGCCCAAAGCGAGACAGGTGACGGCACCCAAACGTGACATCCGTCGCGGTCGTCGTATCTCGCCGGGAAGACTGGAGGTCCAAGACCTAACCGTCCGCTTCGGCGGCCTCACTGCGGTACGCAACTTCGATCTCGAAGCGCATACCGGGACTATCACCGGGTTGATCGGCCCGAACGGTGCGGGCAAGACAACAATCTTCAACGTGTGCTCCGGGCTGATCCGCCCGACCGGCGGTCGAGTTACTTTCGCCGGCGCCGACATATCGCGTCTAAGTCCTGCCGCCCGTGCGCGCCGCGGCATTGGGCGCACCTATCAACACATCGAGCTTTGGGATTCCATGACGGTGCGCCAGAACGTCACCCTTGGGCACGAGGGCGCGCTCGCGGGTAGCAACATCGTGCGCCAGCTGGTTCCCATGCGCGGGGATCGCAACGCTGCGGTCAGCGCAGCCGACGACGCGATTGCACTATGCGGACTGACCGAGCTCGCGGACGCGGTCGTGGCCTCGTTATCAACCGGGAAGCGGCGCCTGATCGAGCTTGCACGTTGTCTAGCTGGCGACTTCACCCTGTTGCTACTCGACGAACCGTCCTCCGGCCTGGACGCGTTTGAGACCGAAGCGTTCGGGCACGTCTTGCGGCAAGTTGTGGAAGAACGGGGGATCGGAATCTTGCTGGTCGAACACGATATGCGCCTCGTAATGGACGTCTGCGAGTACATCTACGTCCTCGATTTCGGCGAAGAGATCTTCCGGGGCACCCCACATGAAGTCGCCGCATCCACGGTCGTGCGATCGGCTTACCTAGGCTCCGAGGAACTGGATGTAGCAACCCGGGCGGTCCACCTGGCATGA